A region from the Corticium candelabrum chromosome 14, ooCorCand1.1, whole genome shotgun sequence genome encodes:
- the LOC134189997 gene encoding uncharacterized protein LOC134189997 has translation MHPKVRILAYLDDVFVLGHPTDIQSAFQDLKKSFFAINMIIADSKCEIYCPSTRDPVEGFDCIPVTDDGAIFLGAPVGTPSFVASSCSNIAKSKFLLCNELVQLGDIQSAMLLLRGSHVPCLNHLARLVRPELLTQAASIHDSQTRKTFCHLLGFNEIEDMPWRQAVLPIRLGGFGMTSLAFVSQPAFVASWAHAIVELPLRFPSLFPAVDSLVNSTTGALNNALTQSVPDGKHISEYLTSAGKVQHQLSMSFARCEAEILFTDAPTARDAARHRSTKGKGAGAWLNAIPTSEVLALNSYEYRLASLLRLGLPIPLSDWMTTCNCGASLDSSGYHLLTCKTGGGPVWSHESLASVWSDCLRELHIHHRREPRHRYANSNDRPDIVAFDSDSGCNVDLDIALAHPWSSDIFPRSSETDGAAAERREERKKSKYEKECLPGGTAVSLIPLVMEHFGRWGVMGRNFLQKLAKKSCDEIGRPNAAEFLDFWRKRFSLQLQKCNAKVILRKMASLSSDTSSAKYSTQFFSH, from the coding sequence ATGCATCCGAAGGTTCGTATCTTGGCATACTTGGACGACGTCTTTGTACTGGGTCACCCTACGGATATTCAGTCTGCCTTTCAAGATCTGAAAAAGTCTTTTTTTGCCATCAACATGATCATTGCAGATTCAAAGTGTGAGATCTACTGCCCTTCTACACGTGATCCTGTTGAAGGCTTTGACTGCATACCAGTCACTGATGATGGAGCCATCTTTCTTGGAGCACCCGTAGGCACACCTTCATTTGTTGCCTCCTCTTGCTCGAACATCGCAAAGTCAAAATTCTTACTGTGTAACGAACTTGTTCAATTGGGAGACATACAGAGTGCCATGCTCTTGTTGAGAGGCTCTCACGTCCCTTGCCTGAATCACTTGGCACGCTTAGTTCGTCCTGAGTTGCTCACACAAGCAGCTTCAATTCACGACTctcagacaagaaagacattttGCCATCTACTTGGGTTCAACGAGATTGAGGACATGCCTTGGCGCCAAGCTGTTTTGCCAATTAGACTTGGTGGCTTTGGCATGACTTCGTTGGCTTTTGTGTCGCAGCCTGCctttgttgcatcctgggcTCACGCCATTGTGGAACTGCCTCTTCGTTTTCCAAGTCTCTTTCCAGCTGTTGACAGCCTAGTTAATTCAACTACTGGGGCTCTTAATAACGCCCTGACCCAATCTGTCCCTGATGGAAAGCATATTTCCGAATATCTGACATCTGCAGGCAAAGTTCAGCATCAGCTATCCATGTCATTTGCTCGCTGTGAGGCAGAAATCTTGTTCACAGATGCACCCACAGcccgagatgcagcacgacATCGATCTACAaaaggaaaaggagctggtgcatggctgaaCGCAATCCCGACTTCAGAAGTGCTCGCACTAAATTCTTACGAGTATCGTTTAGCGTCCTTGCTGAGGTTGGGCTTGCCCATTCCACTTTCTGACTGgatgacaacatgcaactgtgGTGCCTCCCTGGACAGCagtgggtaccatctgctaaCATGCAAAACCGGTGGAGGGCCAGTTTGGTCGCACGAATCGCTTGCATCAGTCTGGTCTGATTGCCTGCGGGAGCTGCACATCCATCATCGAAGGGAACCGAGGCATCGGTATGCCAATTCCAATGACCGGCCAGACATTGTAGCCTTCGACTCAGACTCTGGGTGCAATGTGGATCTGGACATAGCtctagcacacccatggagctcgGACATCTTCCCTAGATCTTCGGAAACAGATGGCGCCGCTgctgagagaagagaggagagaaaaaagtcaaaatacGAGAAGGAATGTCTACCAGGTGGAACTGCTGTCAGTCTCATTCCTCTGgttatggagcattttggacgcTGGGGTGTCATGGGAAGAAACTTCCTGcagaaactagcaaagaaatcatgtgacgaaattggtagaccaaacgctgcagagttccttgacttttggcgaaaaagattctcccttcagctgcaaaaatgcaatgccaaagtcatactgaggaagatggcaagcttgtcaagtgacacaagtagcgctaagtactcaacccagttctttagccactag
- the LOC134189608 gene encoding ribonucleoside-diphosphate reductase large subunit-like has product MATGLYVKKRDGRHEKVMFDKITSRVEKLCYSLNQEHVDPAVITMKVISGIYPGVTTVELDTLAAETAATMTTKHPDFAVLAARIAVSNLHKETKKHFSAVVEDLYKYVNPVNQRACPMVSKETYDLVVANAERLNSTIIYDRDYSYSYFGFKTLERSYLLKINGKIAERPQHMLMRVAVGIHGNDIDAAITTYNLMSERWFTHASPTLFNAGTRRPQLSSCFLLTMTDDSIEGIYDTLKLCANISKTAGGIGLNVHCIRAHGSFIAGTNGLSNGLVPMLRVYNNTARYVDQGGNKRPGAFAIYLEPWHADVFEFLELKKNTGKEEQRARDLFYALWIPDLFMQRVESNGDWSLMCPDECPGLADVWGDEFEQLYTRYEKEGRARRVVKAQKLWFAILESQVETGTPYMLYKDSCNRKSNQQNLGTIKCSNLCTEVVEYSSPDEVAVCNLASIALPRFVTSDQQYDFKKLYEVTKVVTRNLNKIINVNYYPVPQAKTSNFRHRPIGIGVQGLADAFILMRYPFESEEAVELNKRIFETLYYAALETSCELAEELGPYETYEGSPVSKGILQQDMWGAPDPEGLWDWKALREKIARHGVRNSLLLAPMPTASTAQILGNNESIEPYTSNVYSRRVLSGEFQIVNTHLMNDLAAKGLWNGDMKQKLIANNGSVQKIEEIPDDLKLLYKTVWEISQKSLINMAADRGVFVDQSQSFNVHMAEPNYGKLTSMHFYGWKKGLKTGMYYLRSKPAASAIQFTIDQKFKTTQKGSSSPRTPTRTVEDKQQREEDEDAMRCSLQNKEACLMCSA; this is encoded by the exons ATGGCTACCGGACTGTACGTTAAGAAACGAG ATGGTCGGCATGAAAAGGTTATGTTTGACAAAATAACGTCGCGAGTTGAGAAGCTGTGCTATTCATTGAATCAGGAACACGTCGATCCG GCTGTGATTACCATGAAAGTAATCAGTGGCATCTACCCTGGTGTTACGACTGTCGAGTTGGACACCCTGGCGGCCGAGACTGCCGCCACCATGACGACCAAACATCCCGACTTTGCCGTGTTGGCCGCCCGTATCGCCGTCTCCAATCTCCacaaagagacaaagaaacattTTAGTG CTGTTGTTGAGGATTTGTACAAGTATGTGAATCCGGTGAATCAACGGGCATGCCCGATGGTTTCCAAGGAAACCTACGACCTTGTCGTGGCGAACGCAGAG CGACTCAATTCGACGATTATCTATGATAGAGATTACAGTTACAGCTACTTTGGGTTCAAG ACATTGGAAAGATCATACTTACTGAAGATTAATGGAAAAA TTGCTGAGCGTCCGCAGCACATGTTGATGAGGGTTGCAGTTGGTATTCATGGAAATGACATTGATGCGGCAATTACA ACGTACAACTTGATGTCTGAGCGTTGGTTCACTCATGCTTCGCCTACACTGTTCAATGCTGGTACACGACGGCCGCAGTTGTCGAGTTGTTTTCTTCTCACGATGACAGATGACAGCATTGAg GGTATCTATGACACGCTGAAATTGTGTGCGAACATCTCAAAGACGGCAGGCGGGATTGGTCTCAATGTTCACTGCATTAGAGCTCATGGCAGTTTCATTGCTGGAACGAACGGCTTGTCAAATGGACTAGTTCCAATGCTTAGAGTTTACAACAACACAGCAAGATACGTTGACCAG GGAGGGAACAAGAGACCGGGAGCGTTTGCTATTTACTTGGAGCCTTGGCATGCCGATGTGTTTGAATTTCTTGAATTGAAAAAGAATACTGGGAAAGAGGAGCAACGCGCTCGTGATTTGTTCTACGCTTTGTGGATTCCTGATTTGTTCATGCAACGAGTTGAGAGCAACGGGGATTGGTCACTTATGTGTCCAGATGAATGTCCAGGATTGGCAGATGTGTGGGGAGATGAGTTTGAACAACTCTATACTCG GTATGAAAAGGAAGGTCGTGCTCGTCGTGTTGTCAAAGCTCAAAAGCTGTGGTTTGCAATTTTAGAATCGCAGGTGGAAACGGGCACTCCATACATGCTTTACAAAGACAGCTGCAACCGAAAAAGCAATCAGCAA AATTTGGGGACAATCAAATGCAGTAACTTGTGTACAGAGGTGGTCGAGTACAGCAGTCCAGATGAG GTCGCAGTCTGTAACTTGGCGTCTATTGCTCTGCCTCGATTTGTCACGTCCGATCAACAGTACGACTTCAAGAAACTCTACGAAGTCACCAAG GTAGTGACCAGGAATTTGAATAAAATCATTAATGTCAACTACTACCCTGTGCCACAAGCAAAGACGTCAAACTTTCGTCATAGACCCATTGGCATTGGAGTGCAA GGATTGGCTGATGCGTTTATCTTGATGAGATATCCGTTTGAGAGTGAAGAGGCAGTTGAGTTGAATAAGAGGATATTTGAGACGCTTTACTATGCTGCActggag ACATCATGTGAACTTGCCGAAGAGCTTGGACCATATGAGACATACGAAGGCTCTCCTGTCAGCAAAGGG ATTCTGCAGCAAGATATGTGGGGTGCACCTGATCCGGAAGGTCTGTGGGACTGGAAAGCACTACGAGAAAAAATTGCAAG ACATGGCGTACGAAACAGTCTTCTATTGGCGCCAATGCCCACCGCTTCAACTGCTCAGATTCTTGGAAATAATGAGTCAATTGAGCCGTACACCAGCAACGTGTACAGCCGTCGTGTTCTGAGCGGAGAATTCCAAATCGTCAACACACATCTGATGAACGATCTTGCTGCAAAAGGTCTATGGAATGGCGACATGAAACAGAAACTTATTGCCAATAACGGGTCAGTGCAGAAAATTGAGGAAATTCCAGACGACCTGAAATTGTTGTACAAAACA GTTTGGGAAATTTCTCAGAAATCTCTGATCAATATGGCTGCCGATCGGGGTGTATTTGTTGATCAGAGTCAGTCGTTCAACGTTCACATGGCCGAACCGAATTATGGAAAACTGACAAGCATGCACTTTTATGGTTGGAAGAAG GGTTTGAAGACCGGCATGTATTATCTACGCAGCAAGCCTGCAGCCAGTGCCATTCAGTTTACTATTGACCAGAAATTCAAGACGACACAGAAAGGCAGCAGCTCACCGAGAACACCAACCCGAACGGTCGAAGACAAACAACAGcgagaagaagacgaagacgCTATGCGATGCTCCCTGCAGAACAAAGAAGCGTGTCTCATGTGCAGTGCGTAG
- the LOC134189473 gene encoding protein inturned-like translates to MRVATMAANASTSSDGRLLVTSKGIGLSASDSALFDSHSSRKTNPFGSQASLNLETSRYTSKPESDDSAIAPAWSSRGEWREGSVFSIQEFGRVAVPRLHTQLRSIRGDPSNEPVAVERKKSRDKRQTWKRLLPGSLMRRSGRTDRVGSKDEAAVRRVAIGVVGDKWQEVSRFGLEALGIVAGRSGRRGVEREVVVVKGLVPDSLADRTQQIAAGDHLVSVNDQLITMDTVTDVLQSLHGSKELIFKSTRSKSDAPNVTLRRHLSTTTPALVRLLDGSPTPMWQSLMSSMPHAVMYLSLNASDEGGGGQDTVVYQYPRKEIEFALSQKIVASHGAFLTLSDLMKEVTGECAKTSTLEIDGRLAHIAYCQCDQDIFVLALPSDKAHIHSVTQFLDDIVALLSLLYGTVAKAFYERANRKRLDHMFTLVFERLLSVGESGYVARLNDTLHGLPRLPLQADLLVKISSCLTELESDDHSQLLDVLLLRRMYQVGGCCLFYKGYLLDTHLSDIETQAVGLYCRYHCLLTVSQKQRVGQLVVWTEVFLPATPGQSAVYHQLRQRTFLLIVGLGQTLLCVLLESGGTTRKVSGHPGPDSLYVDLAQEVLANLSTRGLLDACETRLQSAPVPSIGQVDDVVGMQQRPSSVFMNPRKLSTAGGRRRSVAFGRDLDNIASTKDTSYWMHHFSEQAGDLTTSLRLQGQAVAQSLTGDKKKSQHKYKRNSSLVPGDDEIVYHYVTVNSLSGVIIAPIQGVVIGGHLHAAVVRNFCKACVMIRHVLVKQSEVSMSLTGVYEHGILMNCSDASGEKHKTSLCYWVVGRLMRIPVEREFYVCFHETVSHNIVEMVFRLTLGATT, encoded by the exons ATGCGTGTGGCTACCATGGCAGCAAATGCTTCTACTTCATCCGACGGTCGTCTACTCGTCACCTCAAAGGGCATAGGCCTAAGTGCATCCGACTCCGCTCTCTTCGACTCGCATTCCAGTCGCAAAACGAATCCGTTCGGCAGCCAAGCATCACTAAACCTCGAAACAAGCCGCTACACATCAAAACCAGAAAG CGACGATTCGGCCATTGCGCCTGCGTGGTCGTCAAGGGGAGAGTGGAGGGAAGGCAGTGTCTTTAGCATCCAAGAGTTCGGCCGGGTTGCAGTTCCACGGCTTCATACGCAATTGCGGAGCATCAGAGGAGACCCATCTAACGAGCCAGTGGCCGTAGAGCGCAAGAAGAGTCGAGACAAGAGACAAACTTGGAAGAGATTGTTGCCTGGAAGTCTGATGAGACGGTCAGGGAGGACAGACCGAGTGGGGAGTAAAGATGAGGCGGCCGTGAGGCGTGTTGCGATTGGTGTTGTTGGGGACAAGTGGCAGGAGGTGTCGAGGTTCGGGCTCGAGGCGTTGGGGATTGTGGCTGGACGATCGGGGAGGAGAGGGGTGGAGAGAGAGGTGGTGGTTGTGAAGGGGTTGGTGCCGGATAGTTTGGCTGATCGGACGCAGCAGATTGCAGCTG GTGACCATCTTGTGTCCGTCAACGATCAATTGATTACCATGGATACGGTCACAGACGTTCTCCAGTCTCTTCACGGATCGAAAGAG ctcatTTTTAAGTCAACTCGATCCAAATCGGATGCTCCAAATGTCACCCTAAGACGGCATCTCAGCACGACGACTCCTGCTCTTGTTCGGCTACTGGATGGCTCTCCAACTCCCATGTGGCAGTCATTGATGAGCTCAATGCCTCATGCAGTGATGTATCTTTCATTGAATGCATCGGATGAAGGGGGCGGCGGTCAGGACACGGTTGTGTATCAGTATCCTAGGAAGGAGATTGAGTTCGCGTTGTCACAGAAGATTGTTGCTTCACATGGCGCATTTCTGACGTTGAGCGATTTGATGAAGGAAGTAACTGGTGAATGTGCAAAGAC ATCAACTCTGGAGATCGATGGACGTCTAGCCCACATTGCATATTGTCAGTGTGaccaagatatttttgtgctCGCCCTTCCATCAGACAAAGCTCACATTCACTCGGTTACTCAGTTTCTTGACGATATTGTTGCTTTACTGTCATTACTGTATGGAACAGTAGCAAA GGCATTCTATGAGAGAGCCAATAGAAAACGATTGGATCACATGTTTACGTTGGTGTTTGAGCGTTTGCTGAGTGTTGGGGAGTCAGGGTATGTTGCTCGACTGAACGACACGCTACATGGACTTCCACGACTTCCTCTTCAGGCAGATTTGTTG GTCAAAATCAGTAGCTGCCTCACGGAGCTTGAGTCGGACGATCACAGTCAATTG cttgatgtgttgttgttgaggAGAATGTATCAAGTAGGAggttgctgtttgttctacaag GGCTATCTATTAGACACTCATTTATCAGACATCGAAACTCAAGCCGTCGGTCTCTACTGTCGTTATCACTGCCTTCTCACCGTCTCACAAAAGCAACGAGTTGGCCAACTGGTTGTGTGGACAGAG GTATTTTTGCCTGCTACTCCTGGTCAGTCGGCAGTCTATCATCAGTTGAGACAACGAACATTTCTTCTCATCGTGGGCCTT ggTCAAACTCTACTCTGTGTGCTGCTAGAAAGCGGCGGCACTACACGCAAAGTGAGTGGTCATCCAGGGCCGGACTCATTGTACGTCGATTTGGCCCAAGAAGTGCTAGCAAACCTCAGCACAAGAGGTTTATTGGATGCTTGTGAGACAAG ACTTCAGTCTGCTCCTGTTCCAAGTATTGGGCAGGTAGATGATGTGGTTGGCATGCAGCAGAGGCCGTCGAGTGTCTTTATGAATCCTCGTAAATTGTCTACTGCTGGAGGACGACGGCGTAGCGTAG CATTTGGAAGAGATCTTGACAACATTGCTAGTACCAAAGATACGTCCTACTGGATGCATCATTTCAGTGAACAAGCCGGAGACCTAACCACCTCACTACGCTTACAAGGTCAGGCTGTTGCACAGAGTCTTACCGGCGACAAGAAAAAGTCACAACATAAATATAAACGAAATTCAAG TTTGGTTCCCGGAGACGATGAAATAGTTTATCATTATGTGACTGTCAACTCTCTGAGTGGGGTCATCATCGCTCCAATCCAGGGTGTCGTGATTGGCGGCCATTTACATGCAGCAGTTGTGAGAAATTTTTGTAAGGCGTGTGTCATGATTAGACACGTGCTGGTCAAACAGTCGGAG GTATCTATGAGTCTGACGGGTGTGTATGAGCACGGCATCTTGATGAACTGCAGTGATGCGAGTGGAGAGAAACACAAGACGTCTCTGTGCTACTGGGTTGTTGG ACGGCTAATGAGAATTCCAGTTGAGAGAGAGTTCTACGTATGTTTCCATGAGACGGTATCTCACAATATCGTCGAAATGGTCTTCAGACTGACATTAGGTGCCACAACATGA